A genomic window from Roseofilum casamattae BLCC-M143 includes:
- a CDS encoding ATP-binding protein, with product MLPNYGKEIPPYEEEINHIGLIQHYGVLLAIDPESLNVIYTSENLSDLFTIPANQLLGHSLTAIIPEKYLKKIIAQVPDEVGQILSKRVKVSDNGKTKYYPVLVHRNLDGYIIWEFETSPVAQGIEIAGILDRVQQSSQKIKANSSILSACEVMADEIKSLTHFDRVMIYQYDDQYNGKVVAEAREKNLSPLLGLHFPRQDTQACLDILELIWSRTIPHVSAQQFQIVSDRDLECDRSLDLTYTILRGCSSCHQEYLGNMGVSASLVLSLKKEGKLWGLVSCHHYSPKRISYQIQKTCEFLCQIFSADLSTKTEYEIYEHRVESNSVQSKLLAFMGRDRTFVDGLVNHKPNLLDLVNAEGAAILWNGTYTPTGIIPEEKEIRNLIKWLDKNQEKDIFSTQSLADIYPPAKSFNKSAVGLLALHISQHNYILWFRPEVLQTVSWAGNPNESYIETQNNDNDIQMSPRTSFDAWKEIVEGKSLPWKSYEIEAVRDLKQSLIHIILDRVDELSRLTQELERSNEELEKFAYIASHDLQEPLNLIASYVELLEMRYESLFDRDGKEFMGFVLEGVSHMQALIDDLLVYSRVGRNEQLFERVDLQASFDRTVSNLQLRISEIGATISHDPLPTISGDSVQLTQLLQNLISNGLKFHSDRPPQIHVGVRLEGQEWLLSVEDNGIGIEPEMSDRIFTIFQRLHTREEYPGTGIGLAICKKIVEFHGGRIWVVSQVGRGSTFYFTLPRLEA from the coding sequence ATGTTACCTAACTATGGCAAGGAAATTCCTCCTTATGAAGAAGAAATCAATCATATTGGCTTAATCCAACATTACGGTGTTTTGTTGGCGATCGATCCGGAAAGTTTGAACGTTATCTATACCAGTGAGAACCTCAGCGATCTATTTACAATTCCAGCAAACCAGCTTTTGGGACATTCCCTAACCGCCATCATTCCAGAAAAATATCTCAAAAAAATTATTGCTCAAGTTCCGGATGAAGTGGGACAAATTTTATCGAAACGAGTAAAAGTTAGCGATAACGGAAAAACTAAGTATTACCCGGTACTCGTTCATCGAAATCTAGATGGCTATATTATTTGGGAATTTGAAACTAGTCCCGTTGCTCAAGGGATTGAGATTGCCGGAATTTTAGACAGAGTGCAACAGTCTAGTCAGAAAATAAAAGCCAATTCAAGTATCTTGAGTGCCTGTGAAGTGATGGCAGATGAAATCAAGAGCTTAACTCATTTCGATCGGGTGATGATTTATCAGTATGACGACCAGTATAATGGTAAAGTTGTGGCAGAAGCTAGAGAGAAAAATCTATCACCATTACTCGGTCTCCATTTTCCCCGACAAGACACGCAAGCATGTTTAGATATCTTAGAGTTAATTTGGTCGAGAACGATACCCCATGTGAGCGCTCAACAATTTCAGATTGTCAGCGATCGCGATCTAGAATGCGATCGCTCTTTAGACTTAACCTATACAATTCTCCGAGGCTGCTCTAGTTGCCATCAGGAATATTTGGGGAATATGGGGGTTAGTGCATCGCTGGTTTTGTCTTTGAAGAAAGAAGGTAAACTTTGGGGACTGGTCTCTTGCCATCACTACAGTCCGAAGAGAATCTCTTATCAAATTCAAAAAACTTGTGAATTCTTGTGCCAAATCTTTTCGGCTGATTTAAGCACAAAAACTGAATATGAGATTTACGAACACCGCGTCGAGTCTAATAGCGTTCAATCCAAGCTATTGGCATTTATGGGACGAGATCGTACTTTTGTTGATGGTTTGGTCAATCACAAGCCCAATCTCTTAGATTTGGTCAACGCAGAAGGCGCCGCTATTTTATGGAATGGAACCTATACGCCAACCGGCATTATTCCAGAAGAAAAAGAAATACGAAATCTCATTAAATGGCTAGATAAAAATCAGGAGAAAGATATTTTTTCAACACAATCTTTGGCCGATATTTATCCCCCAGCTAAATCTTTTAACAAGAGTGCTGTTGGATTGTTAGCCCTCCATATTTCCCAACATAATTACATTCTCTGGTTTCGTCCGGAAGTGTTGCAAACTGTTTCCTGGGCAGGAAATCCCAACGAATCTTATATAGAAACCCAAAACAACGATAACGATATCCAAATGTCTCCCAGGACATCGTTTGATGCGTGGAAAGAAATTGTTGAGGGAAAGTCTCTACCTTGGAAGTCTTATGAGATTGAAGCGGTTCGAGATCTAAAACAATCCCTGATTCATATTATTTTGGATCGAGTGGATGAGTTGTCTCGCCTTACTCAAGAATTGGAACGTTCTAATGAAGAACTGGAAAAGTTTGCCTATATTGCCTCCCATGATTTGCAAGAACCGTTAAATCTGATTGCTAGTTATGTCGAATTATTAGAAATGCGCTATGAGTCTCTATTCGATCGAGATGGAAAAGAATTTATGGGATTTGTTCTGGAAGGGGTAAGCCACATGCAAGCTCTGATTGACGATCTACTCGTGTATTCTCGGGTAGGAAGAAACGAGCAACTATTCGAGCGAGTCGATTTGCAAGCTAGCTTCGATCGCACAGTAAGTAATTTACAATTGAGAATTTCCGAGATTGGAGCAACAATCTCTCACGATCCCTTACCAACAATTAGTGGCGATTCAGTGCAATTGACACAACTGTTGCAAAATCTAATTAGTAATGGACTGAAATTTCATAGCGATCGCCCTCCTCAGATTCATGTAGGAGTGCGCTTGGAAGGACAAGAATGGTTGCTCTCGGTGGAGGATAATGGCATTGGGATCGAACCAGAAATGAGCGATCGCATCTTTACTATTTTTCAGCGCCTTCATACCCGCGAAGAATATCCGGGTACGGGGATTGGCTTAGCGATATGTAAAAAAATTGTCGAGTTCCACGGAGGTCGAATTTGGGTGGTTTCGCAAGTTGGGCGAGGCTCAACCTTTTACTTTACCCTGCCTCGATTAGAGGCTTAG
- the cbiQ gene encoding cobalt ECF transporter T component CbiQ has translation MKLAFDTYAHLNSPLHRWEPRCKLIGLMGLILAFATLQSLWLVPVMFAITLGLYLASKLPWSFVMQRLRYPGFFLLGTIAVLPFVVGETVLWEWGIISVYLEGCLAVILIAFRFVCIFVIASILFGTAPFSTMIKAMGKLGLPAVLGDMMLLTYRYLTELSDRLRIMKIAMRLRGFDTEHFRWRQLQVLAALAGTLLVRSYEQSERVYDAMRLRGYGQRRERLNSTASIRRSDLIGTGFMLLLAFSLAIA, from the coding sequence ATGAAACTAGCATTCGATACTTATGCTCATCTCAACTCTCCCCTCCATCGCTGGGAACCTCGATGCAAGCTAATTGGTTTGATGGGGTTAATCTTGGCCTTTGCAACCCTACAGTCTCTGTGGTTAGTTCCAGTCATGTTCGCCATAACTCTGGGATTGTATCTTGCCTCGAAGTTGCCTTGGTCTTTTGTCATGCAACGCTTGCGCTACCCCGGTTTCTTTCTCCTAGGAACCATCGCCGTTTTGCCATTTGTGGTAGGAGAGACAGTTCTTTGGGAATGGGGGATAATTTCGGTCTATTTAGAAGGATGTTTAGCCGTTATTTTAATTGCGTTTAGATTTGTCTGTATTTTTGTCATCGCTTCAATTCTATTTGGTACGGCTCCCTTTTCAACAATGATTAAAGCAATGGGAAAATTAGGCCTTCCTGCCGTACTGGGAGATATGATGTTATTAACTTATCGCTATTTAACCGAATTATCCGATCGTCTCCGAATAATGAAAATAGCCATGAGACTCAGAGGGTTTGATACAGAACATTTCCGTTGGCGACAACTCCAAGTACTCGCCGCGTTAGCTGGAACGCTTTTAGTTCGCAGTTACGAACAATCCGAACGAGTGTATGATGCCATGCGCTTGCGCGGATACGGTCAACGGAGAGAGCGGTTGAACTCAACGGCCTCAATAAGACGCTCGGATCTAATCGGGACGGGATTTATGTTACTCCTTGCCTTCAGTTTGGCGATCGCCTAA
- a CDS encoding alpha/beta hydrolase: MPNAIQSIQQRASQWLLRACPVLVTAASLCLGSSAALGAERVVFNYGSVSRSVPVTDLEAFVETGETSSIVNFILNASNSEPEQMRQLLTYDIGLNLLFIDRVFNSLPGEYVLFELGFLFSTKSGNANIQALRSALTLSASDDGRISLLEFLQKYPTEGLYVDGQRVQAVANDAVGFVDRIGVQLELPIAIVKDFLGSVVCECEETP, translated from the coding sequence ATGCCTAACGCTATCCAATCCATACAGCAACGAGCTTCTCAATGGCTCTTGCGCGCTTGTCCCGTCCTCGTTACTGCTGCTAGCTTATGCTTGGGGAGTTCTGCGGCATTAGGAGCAGAACGAGTAGTCTTCAACTACGGCTCGGTATCGCGATCGGTTCCGGTTACCGATCTCGAAGCCTTTGTGGAAACGGGAGAGACCTCATCAATTGTCAATTTTATTCTCAACGCATCTAATTCCGAACCCGAACAAATGCGCCAGTTGTTGACCTATGATATTGGCTTAAATTTATTGTTTATCGATCGCGTATTTAATTCTCTTCCGGGAGAATACGTGCTGTTTGAATTAGGCTTTTTATTCAGTACCAAATCGGGAAACGCGAATATTCAGGCATTGCGTTCGGCTCTAACCCTATCAGCCAGCGACGACGGTCGAATTTCTCTGCTCGAATTCTTACAAAAATACCCGACAGAAGGGTTGTATGTTGACGGACAACGAGTGCAGGCTGTGGCGAATGATGCTGTCGGATTTGTCGATCGCATTGGCGTACAATTAGAGCTGCCGATTGCGATCGTCAAAGATTTTCTCGGTAGTGTCGTCTGTGAATGTGAAGAAACACCCTAA
- a CDS encoding alpha/beta hydrolase, translating to MDKVRSITAPTTSRLRFLGTSQKWMNGLVLGTAASLLCWMPTARASETIIFKYQSEQVTLGVRELKEFVRSGEVPSDFQRFLRNTDNVPAKVREVLNLSIRVNPKLFRRLANTSTGEFAILKLDEAIASSASRDDLEAVRSTLIEAVEAEGKLTLISLLERYPIETVTVDLSSLEPAYLQVRALIERVIPALEVAKEFLQDLVCECEQSSHVPGEAVIATTDPSLPTAQSQCPPSNTARETDGGMDVGHHSPDLEPDRLTELSHLSTTVE from the coding sequence ATGGATAAGGTAAGAAGTATCACCGCGCCAACGACTTCCCGTTTGCGGTTTCTTGGAACCTCTCAAAAGTGGATGAATGGCTTAGTCTTAGGAACTGCGGCGAGCCTGCTCTGCTGGATGCCAACAGCAAGAGCTTCCGAGACGATTATCTTTAAATATCAGTCGGAGCAAGTGACCCTGGGAGTACGGGAGCTAAAAGAGTTCGTGCGCAGTGGAGAAGTCCCTTCAGATTTCCAGCGCTTCTTGCGAAATACGGATAATGTCCCCGCCAAAGTCCGGGAGGTGCTAAATTTGTCGATTCGGGTTAATCCGAAGTTATTTCGCCGTTTGGCGAATACTTCCACAGGAGAGTTTGCTATTCTGAAATTAGACGAGGCGATCGCCTCTTCGGCCAGTCGCGACGATTTAGAAGCCGTGCGCTCGACTCTGATTGAAGCTGTGGAAGCGGAAGGAAAACTAACATTAATTAGCCTTTTAGAGCGCTACCCGATTGAAACAGTGACAGTAGATTTAAGTAGTTTAGAACCGGCATATTTACAAGTGCGAGCGCTGATCGAGCGAGTGATTCCCGCTCTCGAAGTGGCGAAAGAGTTTTTGCAAGATTTAGTCTGCGAGTGCGAGCAGTCGAGTCATGTTCCGGGTGAAGCAGTCATTGCGACGACTGACCCCTCGCTACCAACAGCTCAAAGTCAATGTCCGCCCAGCAATACGGCTCGAGAAACAGATGGCGGTATGGATGTCGGCCATCATTCTCCTGACTTAGAGCCGGACCGTTTGACCGAGTTGTCTCACCTGAGTACCACAGTTGAATAA
- a CDS encoding tRNA-dependent cyclodipeptide synthase gives MYRIRICQSPQWKQHDCCRIGISVGNLSFEGNKLQALLSWTHSRFDRCLLYVADTLQRHNYVWQLEMSEQEAFQKALESGDRWLSRNQSILEQYFTLQNISYWENWRNSESFQSLHEQVTRISQGNAAIEAALHRDTENFLRRHNLTHPSSKALAYQKCRDFLIEEVVVHTLMARERRAAKLYPAKQLETLKVFRKRSIEDVPVGLDNEDYIRFTFLRAKI, from the coding sequence ATGTATCGTATAAGAATTTGCCAAAGTCCTCAATGGAAACAGCATGATTGCTGTAGGATTGGTATTAGTGTTGGTAATTTGTCTTTTGAAGGAAATAAATTGCAAGCGCTCTTGAGTTGGACTCATAGTAGATTCGATCGCTGCTTACTATACGTTGCTGACACATTGCAGCGACATAACTATGTTTGGCAACTAGAAATGAGCGAGCAAGAAGCATTTCAAAAAGCATTAGAAAGTGGAGATCGCTGGCTGTCAAGAAATCAAAGTATACTCGAACAATACTTTACTTTACAAAATATTAGCTACTGGGAGAATTGGAGAAATTCTGAATCATTTCAATCTTTACACGAACAGGTCACGCGGATCTCTCAAGGTAATGCTGCGATCGAGGCTGCATTACACAGAGATACAGAAAACTTTCTGAGACGGCATAATCTTACTCATCCTAGCAGCAAGGCATTGGCCTATCAAAAGTGTCGAGATTTTTTGATTGAAGAAGTGGTAGTACATACCCTAATGGCAAGGGAAAGAAGAGCGGCTAAACTATATCCAGCAAAGCAGCTAGAGACACTAAAAGTATTTCGTAAACGATCGATCGAAGATGTGCCTGTTGGTCTTGACAATGAAGATTACATCCGTTTTACATTTCTCAGAGCCAAGATATAA
- a CDS encoding choice-of-anchor I family protein, which yields MAIELTQIGRYSSGIIDESAAEIVAYDRGTQRLFVVNANDAVLDVLDISNPTNPNLVSTISVDAAIGAGINSVAAANGVVAVAVENADAVTPGAVAFFNPEGTFLDSVTVGVLPDMVTFTPDGTKVLVANEAEPGTTDPEGSISIIDISAGVANATVQTADFTSFNGQEDDLRAEGVRIFPGKTVAEDVEPEYIAVSPDGSKAFVTLQENNAIASVNIATATVQDIIPLGLKDHSLSGNTLDASDRDDAINLQNWPVFGMFMPDSIDSFEVNGQTYYAIANEGDARDEDERIAELTLDATAFPNAADLQEDEQLGRLQVSTIDGDTDGDGDYDRLFAYGARSFSILNSSGTIIYDSGDDFGRITAEEVPALFNSEAELDDDDNIEVSFDGRSDNKGAEPEAIATGVINDRTYAFIGLERIGGIMVYDVSNPTAPNFVEYIQPNGIDIAPEGLAFISAADSPNGSPLLAVGNEFSGTTTLYEIAELPVPSPAPVPTPAPAPTPAPTPSATPTANVVVEVSGEFTATTGNDLFFGTQIDNVIFGLDGNDRINAGAGDDNTNGNRGDDTVNGGAGDDTCNGGQGDDQVNCGTGNDRGSGDRGNDIVNGDAGQDQLTGGEANDTIDGGADNDAIFGGQGNDLLNGGAGDDVISGDFGTDTLIGGAGNDVFVLRTSTAAATAAEADLILDYNPGDTIGLTGSITPNDLTFTVENGNTIIQVTNNGVTSVLGVVNGVAPDQLTFSTANIQVNVTGNVSIMSSIFVGGTSSGQEVAVGATAFSSVDFTTSLTLV from the coding sequence ATGGCCATAGAATTAACGCAGATTGGCAGATACTCGTCGGGAATCATTGATGAAAGCGCTGCGGAAATTGTCGCCTACGATCGCGGAACGCAACGCCTGTTTGTGGTCAATGCTAATGATGCAGTACTAGATGTTCTCGATATTAGCAATCCGACTAACCCCAATCTTGTTTCAACCATAAGCGTTGATGCTGCGATCGGTGCGGGAATTAATAGCGTTGCGGCGGCCAATGGAGTAGTCGCCGTTGCTGTAGAAAATGCAGATGCCGTAACTCCAGGGGCCGTTGCTTTCTTTAACCCCGAGGGCACTTTTCTCGACTCGGTGACTGTGGGTGTCTTGCCGGATATGGTAACCTTCACGCCGGATGGCACTAAAGTCCTGGTTGCCAATGAAGCAGAGCCGGGAACTACCGACCCAGAAGGCTCTATTAGTATTATCGATATCTCTGCTGGAGTGGCAAACGCGACAGTACAAACCGCAGATTTTACATCCTTCAACGGCCAAGAAGATGACCTGCGCGCCGAAGGGGTACGGATATTTCCCGGTAAAACTGTTGCTGAAGATGTGGAGCCGGAATATATCGCGGTTTCCCCAGATGGCAGTAAGGCTTTTGTGACGCTTCAGGAAAATAACGCGATCGCCTCCGTTAATATCGCTACGGCTACCGTCCAAGACATCATTCCTCTAGGTCTCAAAGATCACAGCCTTTCCGGCAATACTTTGGATGCGAGCGATCGCGATGATGCCATCAATCTGCAAAACTGGCCGGTATTCGGCATGTTTATGCCCGACTCCATTGATTCGTTTGAGGTTAACGGTCAAACCTACTACGCGATCGCCAATGAAGGAGACGCGCGCGATGAAGATGAACGAATTGCAGAATTAACCTTAGATGCTACGGCATTTCCCAATGCGGCAGATCTCCAGGAAGACGAACAACTCGGACGCTTGCAAGTTTCCACCATTGATGGGGATACCGATGGTGATGGGGACTACGATCGCCTGTTTGCCTACGGAGCGCGATCGTTCTCCATCTTGAACTCATCGGGCACCATCATTTACGATAGCGGCGACGACTTCGGGCGCATCACTGCCGAGGAAGTTCCCGCACTGTTTAACTCGGAAGCCGAGCTAGACGATGACGACAACATCGAGGTGAGTTTTGACGGTCGCAGCGATAATAAAGGTGCAGAACCAGAGGCGATCGCAACCGGCGTCATCAATGATAGGACTTATGCCTTTATTGGCTTAGAGCGCATCGGCGGGATAATGGTCTATGATGTCAGCAATCCCACAGCACCGAATTTCGTCGAATACATTCAGCCCAACGGCATCGATATTGCTCCAGAAGGACTGGCATTTATCTCCGCCGCAGATAGCCCGAACGGCAGTCCCTTGCTTGCAGTAGGAAACGAGTTCAGCGGCACTACGACGCTTTATGAAATTGCCGAGCTACCCGTACCGAGTCCCGCTCCAGTTCCAACACCCGCTCCAGCTCCAACACCCGCTCCAACACCGAGCGCAACGCCGACAGCAAATGTTGTAGTAGAAGTCTCTGGAGAATTTACAGCGACTACTGGTAACGATCTGTTCTTCGGGACGCAGATTGATAATGTCATCTTTGGCTTAGATGGCAACGATCGCATTAATGCTGGTGCTGGCGACGATAACACCAATGGTAATCGCGGCGACGATACGGTCAATGGCGGTGCGGGTGACGATACTTGTAATGGCGGACAAGGGGACGACCAAGTTAATTGCGGTACGGGTAACGATCGCGGATCGGGCGATCGCGGTAACGATATCGTGAATGGAGATGCCGGACAAGACCAACTCACTGGTGGCGAAGCCAACGACACTATCGATGGTGGTGCCGATAATGATGCTATCTTTGGCGGTCAAGGCAATGACTTGCTCAATGGTGGCGCTGGCGATGATGTCATCAGCGGTGACTTCGGTACGGATACTCTTATCGGTGGTGCGGGTAACGACGTGTTCGTTTTGCGTACGAGCACCGCAGCGGCAACGGCAGCCGAAGCCGATCTCATCCTCGACTATAATCCTGGCGATACCATCGGTCTAACTGGCAGCATTACTCCCAACGACCTCACCTTCACTGTGGAGAATGGCAATACAATTATCCAAGTTACGAATAACGGCGTAACCTCTGTCTTGGGTGTCGTCAATGGCGTGGCTCCCGACCAATTGACCTTTAGCACGGCCAATATTCAGGTCAATGTTACGGGGAATGTCTCTATCATGAGTAGCATATTTGTTGGTGGCACTAGTTCCGGTCAAGAGGTTGCGGTCGGTGCAACAGCCTTTTCCAGCGTTGACTTTACCACCTCGTTGACTTTGGTCTAG
- a CDS encoding CDGSH iron-sulfur domain-containing protein translates to MSDPVIADKKPAILTLEPGNYYWCSCGQSSNQPYCDGSHAGTQFTPMAIEITETKQVALCNCKYSENKPFCDGAHAKL, encoded by the coding sequence ATGAGCGATCCTGTAATTGCCGATAAGAAACCGGCTATTTTAACCCTCGAACCCGGTAACTATTACTGGTGTTCGTGCGGCCAGTCGAGCAACCAGCCCTACTGCGATGGTTCTCATGCCGGCACCCAATTTACGCCGATGGCGATCGAGATAACTGAGACCAAGCAAGTAGCGCTGTGCAACTGCAAATACAGTGAAAATAAACCATTTTGCGATGGAGCACATGCCAAATTATAA
- a CDS encoding calcium-binding protein, with the protein MAFITSENTLSAESLTFVKVNYEAELTAHFGVAVDDLSDSQVAEYALDISATALGQAIITIDVDAQSSLTGTLNTGQILIGAAGGDVINCGDGNDILIGGSGKSSRTGSRSGSQGTGGGTGTGTGSGSGTGSGSGSGSGTGTGTGTGSGTGSGSGGGSGSGGLSGISGLSGADGDDTMNGGNGDDTCLGGAGNDSCAGGAGDDSCAGGEGNDTCAGGEGNDTCAGGDGNDSCAGGAGDDSCAGGVGNDTCDGGAGNDSCAGGDGNDSCAGGDGNDSCMGDDGRDTLDGGADSDTLDGGNGRDSLIGGAGDDSCAGGNGNDTCLGGDGNDTLVGGNGDDSLVGGDGADSLVGGNGKDTLIGGNVLVGGEGDDLLICGDGTSDINGGAGFDMVSFINVELDVSVNAGLTINVSASGATNVSGTLAGGIALNNAIEGVEGFGGSNGNDTIMGNDATNDALNGGAGDDSVDGGAGNDTLSCGDGSDTLIGGAGFDFVSYVEAAVGVNINLETGVALVGSVENSITGFEGAIGSNFDDTITGGTVAGLNLQGGNGNDTYLLNATNAVGTTIKDSGGDADVLTIEGVELSLSEDTPGTKVLRDGTNLVLDLNNTGAFESAGDLVIEDFFSFTSNSGGVGVIETVDNLTSTEILAAFPNPPAPSPAPAPSPAPSETPTSSFNIVVEVAGEFQATISNDVIFGTQIDNVIFGLDGNDLVNGGAGNDNTNGNRGDDTVNGGAGDDTCNGGQGNDQVNCGDGNDRGSGDRGNDIVNGDAGQDQLTGGEANDTIDGGADNDAIFGGQGNDLLNGGAGDDVISGDFGTDTLIGGAGNDVFVLRTSTAAATAAEADLILDYNPGDTIGLTGGVTPDDLTFTVENGNTIIQVTNNGVTSVLGIVNGVAPEQLTFSTADIQVNVTGNVSVMSSVFVGGNILGQEFAVGATAFASVDFTNSFSLV; encoded by the coding sequence ATGGCATTTATCACCAGTGAAAACACCTTATCGGCCGAGTCACTGACCTTTGTCAAAGTCAACTACGAAGCTGAACTGACCGCTCATTTTGGCGTAGCTGTTGACGACCTCAGCGATAGTCAAGTTGCTGAATACGCTCTCGATATCTCAGCGACTGCTCTCGGACAAGCCATTATTACCATTGATGTCGATGCTCAAAGCAGCCTGACAGGAACCTTAAATACCGGCCAAATTCTCATCGGTGCCGCTGGTGGCGATGTCATTAATTGCGGTGATGGCAATGATATCTTGATTGGCGGCTCGGGTAAATCTTCCAGAACTGGAAGCCGTTCTGGTTCGCAAGGCACGGGTGGAGGTACGGGTACGGGTACAGGTTCCGGTTCGGGTACGGGTTCCGGTTCGGGTTCCGGTTCGGGTACGGGTACGGGTACGGGTACGGGTTCGGGCACGGGTTCCGGTTCGGGTGGAGGTTCCGGTTCCGGGGGATTATCCGGAATATCAGGACTATCTGGTGCTGATGGCGATGACACCATGAACGGTGGAAATGGAGACGATACCTGTCTTGGTGGAGCCGGTAACGACTCTTGTGCTGGTGGAGCTGGCGATGACTCTTGCGCTGGCGGTGAGGGTAACGATACTTGTGCTGGCGGTGAGGGTAACGATACCTGTGCTGGTGGAGATGGCAACGACTCCTGCGCTGGTGGAGCTGGCGATGACTCTTGTGCCGGTGGAGTCGGTAACGATACCTGTGATGGTGGAGCTGGCAACGACTCTTGCGCTGGCGGAGACGGCAACGACTCTTGCGCTGGCGGAGACGGCAACGACTCTTGTATGGGTGATGATGGTCGCGACACCTTAGATGGTGGAGCTGATAGCGATACCCTAGATGGTGGAAATGGCAGGGATAGCCTTATTGGGGGGGCTGGTGATGACTCCTGTGCTGGTGGAAACGGTAACGACACCTGTCTGGGCGGCGACGGTAACGACACCCTGGTTGGTGGAAATGGCGATGATAGTCTCGTTGGCGGCGATGGAGCCGATAGTCTCGTCGGTGGTAACGGTAAAGATACCTTGATTGGCGGTAATGTCCTAGTCGGTGGTGAAGGCGATGACCTACTGATTTGTGGCGATGGTACCTCCGATATTAATGGTGGTGCTGGATTCGATATGGTCAGCTTCATTAATGTCGAGTTAGACGTTAGCGTCAATGCCGGGCTGACCATTAATGTTTCTGCTTCTGGAGCTACTAATGTTAGCGGTACTCTAGCTGGAGGTATTGCACTGAATAATGCCATTGAAGGCGTTGAAGGCTTTGGCGGTTCCAATGGTAATGACACCATTATGGGTAACGATGCGACCAATGACGCACTCAATGGTGGAGCTGGAGATGACTCGGTTGATGGTGGTGCCGGTAACGATACTCTCAGTTGCGGTGATGGTAGCGATACCTTAATCGGTGGAGCTGGATTTGACTTCGTTTCTTATGTCGAAGCAGCCGTTGGCGTCAATATTAATCTCGAAACAGGAGTCGCTCTCGTCGGTTCGGTTGAGAATAGTATTACCGGTTTTGAAGGGGCGATCGGTTCTAACTTCGACGATACCATTACTGGCGGAACAGTTGCCGGTCTCAATCTGCAAGGTGGCAATGGAAACGATACTTATCTGTTGAATGCAACCAATGCTGTCGGTACAACGATTAAAGATAGTGGTGGCGATGCCGATGTCCTCACGATAGAAGGAGTCGAGCTGTCTCTATCTGAAGATACTCCGGGAACGAAAGTTCTGCGCGATGGCACCAACTTGGTTTTAGATCTCAATAATACTGGAGCGTTCGAGTCAGCCGGTGACTTGGTTATTGAAGACTTCTTCTCCTTTACCAGTAATTCTGGAGGTGTTGGAGTTATCGAAACGGTGGATAACTTGACCAGTACTGAGATTCTGGCAGCGTTCCCCAATCCTCCAGCGCCGAGTCCAGCTCCAGCACCGAGTCCGGCACCGAGCGAAACCCCAACCTCTTCCTTCAATATTGTGGTGGAAGTGGCTGGAGAATTCCAAGCAACCATTAGTAATGATGTTATCTTCGGAACGCAGATTGATAATGTCATCTTTGGTTTGGATGGCAACGATCTAGTCAATGGTGGTGCGGGTAACGACAACACCAATGGTAATCGCGGCGACGATACGGTCAATGGTGGTGCGGGTGACGATACTTGCAATGGCGGACAAGGGAACGACCAAGTCAACTGTGGCGACGGTAACGATCGCGGATCGGGCGATCGCGGAAACGATATCGTGAACGGAGATGCCGGACAAGACCAACTCACTGGTGGCGAAGCCAACGACACTATCGATGGTGGTGCCGATAATGATGCTATCTTTGGCGGTCAAGGCAATGACTTGCTCAATGGCGGTGCTGGCGATGATGTCATCAGCGGTGACTTCGGTACGGATACTCTTATCGGCGGTGCGGGTAACGACGTGTTCGTTTTGCGCACGAGCACCGCAGCGGCAACGGCGGCCGAAGCCGATCTCATCCTCGACTATAATCCGGGCGATACCATCGGTCTAACCGGTGGCGTTACTCCCGACGACCTCACCTTCACCGTGGAGAATGGCAATACGATTATCCAAGTGACGAATAATGGCGTCACCTCCGTCTTGGGTATCGTCAATGGCGTGGCTCCGGAACAGTTGACCTTTAGCACTGCCGATATTCAAGTGAATGTTACGGGGAATGTCTCTGTAATGAGTAGTGTCTTTGTCGGCGGCAATATTTTGGGTCAAGAGTTTGCGGTGGGTGCAACGGCATTTGCTAGCGTTGACTTTACTAACTCGTTTAGTTTGGTCTAG